One Echeneis naucrates chromosome 16, fEcheNa1.1, whole genome shotgun sequence DNA window includes the following coding sequences:
- the rgma gene encoding repulsive guidance molecule A, with protein sequence MQPSRERSEVRPRAGWMVMGKRGRPSALEVCRVLAVFLSLFPSVTLQCKILKCNSEFWASTSNSGPEEEFCTALRAYNSCVRRTARTCRGDLAYHSAQHGIEDLMSQHNCSKEGPTSQPRARTPLPPPPPPLLPDSQERSDGPEVCHYERSLPRNTSPPNYTHCGFFGDPHLRTFGDDFQTCKVEGAWPLIHNKYLSVQVTNTPVVPGSLATATSKLTIIFKNFQECVEQKMYHAETDELPAAFADGSKNGGDRHGANTLRVVEKVPGQHVEIQARYIGTTIVVRQVGRYLTFAVRMPEEVVNSVEEGDNQDLYLCLHGCPANQRIDFRNFRARAAEAHGPGRARSGAGAHGFTYQSAKAKCKERLPVEDLYFQSCVFDLLSSGDINFTMAAYYAFEDVKMLHSNSNRYHIFEKDAFMSNAAQKGKDLLCLFFINLLAVLLWLECCTVHL encoded by the exons ATGCAGCCGTCAag GGAGAGGAGCGAAGTGCGACCCCGAGCTGGATGGATGGTTATGGGGAAAAGAGGAAGACCCTCGGCGCTTGAAGTGTGCAGAGTCCTGGCTGTGTTTCTCTCACTCTTCCCTTCCG TGACTCTGCAGTGCAAGATCCTCAAGTGTAACTCAGAATTTTGGGCTTCCACCTCAAACTCTGGACCGGAGGAGGAGTTTTGCACAGCGCTGCGAGCGTACAACAGCTGCGTACGCCGGACCGCACGCACCTGCAGGGGTGACCTGGCGTACCACTCTGCCCAGCATGGCATAGAGGACCTAATGAGCCAACACAACTGTTCCAAGGAGGGGCCGACATCCCAACCACGTGCACGGaccccacttcctcctccaccccctccgCTCCTGCCTGACAGCCAGGAACGCTCCGATGGTCCGGAAGTGTGCCACTATGAGCGCAGCCTTCCACGCAATACATCGCCTCCCAATTACACCCACTGTGGGTTCTTCGGAGACCCGCACCTCCGAACGTTTGGAGATGACTTTCAGACATGTAAGGTAGAAGGAGCCTGGCCGCTCATCCACAACAAATACCTGTCTGTCCAGGTGACCAACACTCCTGTGGTGCCAGGGTCTTTGGCCACTGCCACGAGCAAG CTGACAATCATCTTCAAGAATTTCCAAGAATGTGTGGAGCAGAAGATGTACCACGCAGAGACGGATGAACTGCCAGCTGCGTTTGCAGACGGCTCTAAGAATGGAGGGGACCGGCATGGAGCGAACACCCTGCGCGTGGTGGAGAAGGTTCCTGGGCAGCATGTGGAGATTCAGGCCAGGTACATCGGAACGACCATAGTGGTGCGGCAGGTAGGCCGCTACCTGACCTTTGCCGTGCGGATGCCAGAGGAAGTCGTGAACTCTGTGGAAGAAGGTGACAACCAGGACTTGTACTTGTGTCTTCACGGATGCCCGGCCAACCAACGCATCGATTTCAGGAACTTCAGGGCTCGAGCAGCAGAGGCCCACGGCCCAGGGAGGGCCAGGAGCGGCGCGGGGGCGCACGGCTTTACCTACCAGTCCGCAAAGGCCAAGTGCAAGGAGCGACTCCCGGTGGAGGATCTGTACTttcagtcctgtgtgtttgatctcctctcctctggagACATCAATTTCACCATGGCAGCCTATTATGCATTTGAGGATGTAAAAATGCTCCATTCAAACAGCAACAGATACCACATCTTTGAAAAGGATGCTTTTATGAGTAATGCAGCACAGAAGGGCAAAGATTTACTTTGTCTCTTCTTCATCAACCTCCTAGCTGTCTTATTGTGGCTTGAGTGCTGCACTGTTCATCTATAG